The following are encoded in a window of Limibacter armeniacum genomic DNA:
- a CDS encoding EVE domain-containing protein — MNYWLVKTEPETYGWDDLNKLGQDMWDGVRNYQARNHLNEMKQGDLVLFYHSGKAREVVGIAEVVRESYPDPTTDDNRWVVVDIIPKEALKKSVPLKLIKETDMLQNMKLIKQSRLSVMPVEKEEFDKILELSTH; from the coding sequence ATGAACTACTGGCTTGTAAAAACTGAACCTGAGACCTATGGATGGGATGACCTCAACAAACTTGGGCAGGATATGTGGGATGGTGTCAGAAACTACCAGGCTCGCAACCACCTCAATGAGATGAAACAAGGGGACTTAGTCCTATTTTACCATAGTGGAAAAGCCCGTGAAGTAGTTGGCATTGCTGAAGTTGTCCGTGAAAGCTATCCTGATCCAACCACGGATGACAATCGCTGGGTTGTTGTGGATATCATCCCAAAGGAAGCACTAAAAAAATCCGTTCCCCTAAAGCTGATTAAGGAAACGGATATGTTGCAGAACATGAAATTGATCAAACAGTCCAGACTGTCTGTCATGCCTGTCGAGAAAGAAGAATTTGACAAGATCCTTGAGTTGTCAACTCACTGA
- a CDS encoding bifunctional methionine sulfoxide reductase B/A protein, which yields MKRNKLTEEEARVILQKGTEMPFTGEYNDYTASGTYVCRQCEAPLYYSEDKFNSGCGWPSFDEEIPGAVRRIQDPDGKRTEIVCRSCDGHLGHVFEGEQYTQKNTRHCINSISLKFVPDKKLTAEAEKVYFACGCYWGKEYKFKHTEGVLATRVGFMGGHQEFPTYVQVCRKVTGHAETVEVTYSPEAISFEELLEVFFNMHNPTADDRQGLRNSGNYRSAIFYTTELQKVKSEQKVELMIKEGVNVVTQMAPAGVFYPADERHQNYCEKKGIVPK from the coding sequence ATGAAAAGGAATAAGCTGACTGAGGAAGAAGCAAGAGTGATCTTGCAAAAAGGAACTGAGATGCCTTTTACGGGTGAATACAATGACTACACAGCCAGCGGCACTTATGTTTGCCGACAATGTGAAGCACCGCTTTACTATTCAGAAGACAAGTTTAATAGTGGTTGCGGATGGCCTAGCTTTGACGAGGAAATCCCGGGAGCGGTCAGAAGGATCCAAGATCCAGATGGCAAACGCACTGAAATAGTCTGCCGAAGTTGTGACGGTCACCTAGGGCATGTATTTGAAGGAGAACAGTACACCCAAAAAAATACACGTCACTGTATCAACTCAATTTCATTAAAGTTTGTACCTGACAAAAAGTTAACTGCCGAAGCAGAGAAAGTCTATTTTGCATGCGGCTGTTATTGGGGAAAGGAATATAAATTCAAACACACTGAAGGCGTTCTTGCTACACGGGTTGGGTTTATGGGTGGTCATCAGGAGTTTCCAACCTATGTACAGGTCTGTCGCAAGGTTACCGGACATGCCGAAACGGTTGAAGTAACCTACTCACCGGAAGCTATCAGCTTTGAAGAACTGCTTGAGGTATTCTTCAATATGCACAACCCTACTGCTGATGACAGACAAGGTTTGCGCAACTCTGGCAACTACCGCTCTGCCATCTTTTACACCACCGAGTTACAGAAGGTTAAAAGTGAACAGAAGGTAGAACTTATGATAAAGGAAGGCGTTAATGTAGTAACGCAAATGGCACCTGCTGGTGTATTTTACCCAGCAGATGAAAGGCACCAAAACTATTGTGAAAAGAAAGGGATTGTCCCTAAATAA
- a CDS encoding LbetaH domain-containing protein has translation MKNIHSTDLFSREHTLAQQLFDFDLAWEAIPQISEILQSLIPHLPDDYQEIQPDVWVGSGTTIGNYVTIQGPAIIGRNCELRHCAFLRNDVIIGDDVVVGNSTEIKNAILFDGVQAPHFNYIGDSILGYKAHIGAGVILSNFRSIAGTVKVVLADGQKADTGLVKFGALLGDQVEVGAQTVLNPGAIIGRESMIYPLVNFRGTLDSKMIYKEGGQVVAKV, from the coding sequence ATGAAAAACATCCATTCAACTGATTTGTTCAGCAGGGAGCACACTTTGGCTCAGCAACTTTTTGATTTTGATCTTGCATGGGAGGCTATCCCACAAATCTCGGAAATATTGCAATCCTTGATCCCTCACCTCCCTGACGATTACCAAGAAATACAACCTGATGTATGGGTAGGAAGTGGAACCACTATTGGTAATTATGTAACTATTCAAGGACCTGCCATCATCGGACGTAACTGTGAACTACGTCATTGTGCCTTTCTTCGGAATGATGTGATTATTGGTGATGATGTTGTAGTCGGAAACTCTACAGAGATCAAAAATGCAATCCTGTTTGATGGTGTACAGGCTCCGCATTTCAACTATATAGGAGATTCTATTCTTGGTTATAAGGCACATATTGGAGCTGGTGTGATCCTCTCTAACTTCAGGTCGATTGCAGGTACGGTAAAGGTTGTGTTGGCAGATGGTCAAAAGGCTGATACAGGATTGGTCAAGTTTGGAGCCCTTTTGGGAGATCAGGTGGAAGTGGGTGCACAGACGGTGCTGAACCCAGGTGCTATCATTGGAAGAGAAAGTATGATATATCCCTTGGTGAACTTCAGAGGAACACTCGACAGCAAGATGATTTATAAGGAAGGGGGGCAGGTCGTGGCTAAAGTGTAG
- a CDS encoding STAS/SEC14 domain-containing protein yields MPNIKLQNIEAAHYDASIPAVIAPYSGYLAFEEFKSVALHHIEILKRNASYKMLVDTSKMAVMPQQSQEWIEVNWFPRAVNAGLKHMAFLVPENVFGEISMQNANNQAEKKSTVNIKYFKDLSTARSWLKQQN; encoded by the coding sequence ATGCCAAACATTAAATTACAAAACATAGAAGCTGCCCATTATGATGCTTCTATCCCTGCCGTAATCGCTCCCTATTCAGGGTATCTAGCTTTTGAAGAGTTCAAGTCCGTAGCACTGCATCATATCGAAATACTCAAAAGAAATGCCTCCTACAAAATGCTAGTTGATACCAGTAAAATGGCTGTCATGCCTCAACAAAGTCAGGAATGGATTGAGGTCAATTGGTTTCCCCGTGCCGTCAATGCAGGGTTGAAGCATATGGCATTTTTGGTACCTGAAAATGTTTTTGGTGAAATATCAATGCAGAATGCCAACAATCAGGCTGAAAAAAAATCTACTGTAAATATTAAATACTTTAAGGACCTCTCCACAGCAAGAAGTTGGTTAAAACAACAAAACTAG
- a CDS encoding sulfite exporter TauE/SafE family protein, with product MMLTPVLVLQMILVVAGLSFIAIFSRAVYRQHKANTLDLRQSWKAAIVGLVANFVDTLGVSSFAVMTACFKNFKMMEDSKIPGTLNVAATMATYTQAFLFLGAVEVEPITLISMILSSVIGALVGAKVVSGLNVQKVRIGMGTALLVMAVLIIAGQLKLFPAGGEAMGLEGNKLLIGVIGNFLIGMLLPIGIGNFAPCMTLVYMLGMHPLAAFPIMMGAAALMMAFSSYKFVKSGAYAIDAALMVNIFGVVGVLLAVGLVKSLNVSWINWLLIAVVVYTAISMFSSYYKALKQVQTNESSLKQAA from the coding sequence ATGATGTTGACACCTGTATTGGTCTTGCAGATGATCCTGGTGGTGGCAGGGCTATCCTTTATTGCAATTTTTTCACGTGCTGTGTACAGGCAGCACAAAGCGAACACACTTGACTTGAGACAGAGCTGGAAAGCAGCTATCGTAGGACTTGTCGCTAACTTTGTGGATACGCTGGGCGTAAGCAGTTTTGCAGTCATGACTGCGTGTTTCAAGAACTTCAAAATGATGGAGGACAGTAAGATCCCTGGTACGCTAAACGTGGCGGCAACCATGGCGACTTACACACAAGCTTTTCTATTTTTAGGTGCCGTAGAAGTGGAACCTATAACACTGATCAGTATGATTTTATCTTCTGTAATAGGAGCACTGGTTGGAGCCAAGGTAGTATCAGGCTTGAATGTACAGAAAGTGCGAATTGGTATGGGTACCGCTCTGTTGGTGATGGCGGTTCTGATTATTGCAGGACAACTCAAGCTATTCCCAGCTGGAGGAGAAGCAATGGGGCTTGAAGGAAACAAGTTGCTGATAGGCGTGATCGGAAATTTCCTGATCGGTATGTTGCTTCCAATTGGTATTGGAAACTTTGCTCCTTGTATGACTTTGGTTTATATGTTGGGCATGCATCCGCTGGCAGCATTTCCTATCATGATGGGAGCCGCAGCGCTAATGATGGCATTCTCTTCCTACAAGTTTGTGAAAAGCGGTGCGTACGCAATTGATGCTGCATTGATGGTAAACATCTTTGGAGTAGTGGGCGTATTGTTGGCTGTAGGGTTAGTAAAGTCCTTGAATGTTTCATGGATTAACTGGTTGCTGATAGCTGTAGTGGTTTATACTGCTATCTCAATGTTTAGTTCATACTATAAGGCTTTGAAGCAGGTACAGACAAACGAATCGTCACTGAAGCAGGCTGCATAA
- a CDS encoding DUF3667 domain-containing protein, giving the protein MTTICKNCENTFEGNFCNQCGQSASTKRLSKRHLWNDYVHGALKLHQGMLYTLQVLLKRPGYFIHDYVKGKRVQYESPIKLLVYLATLYGFLFHYLGLDYELTTPGKIEELKEVRLWIHNHYSVVELLLAPVASIFSFLLFRRQGYNYIEHLVLNGYCAVQRLILRVLMLPFLYFFNFSGSALAGALTSFLLLYWSYAQFFANMSKVKSFLLTLVCYILLYFFVIAVAFGLIHLAGK; this is encoded by the coding sequence ATGACGACCATCTGTAAAAACTGTGAAAATACATTTGAAGGAAACTTCTGCAATCAGTGTGGGCAGTCTGCAAGTACAAAAAGGTTGTCAAAACGGCATCTCTGGAATGACTATGTACACGGAGCACTGAAACTCCATCAGGGAATGCTTTACACGCTTCAGGTATTGCTAAAGCGTCCGGGGTATTTTATCCATGATTATGTAAAAGGAAAAAGGGTACAGTATGAGAGTCCTATCAAGTTGCTGGTTTATTTGGCGACTTTATACGGATTCCTTTTTCATTATTTAGGGTTGGATTATGAGCTGACAACTCCTGGTAAGATAGAGGAACTGAAAGAAGTCAGGCTGTGGATACATAACCATTATTCTGTAGTGGAGCTGTTGTTGGCTCCTGTAGCCTCTATATTTTCGTTTCTGCTGTTTCGCCGTCAGGGGTATAACTACATTGAACACCTTGTCCTGAATGGGTATTGTGCCGTACAGCGCTTGATCTTGAGAGTACTGATGCTGCCTTTTCTTTATTTTTTCAATTTCTCAGGTTCAGCTCTCGCAGGGGCGTTGACCAGTTTTTTGTTGCTCTACTGGTCATACGCACAGTTTTTCGCCAACATGTCAAAAGTGAAATCATTTCTGTTGACATTAGTCTGCTATATTTTACTTTATTTCTTTGTAATAGCGGTAGCCTTTGGTCTCATCCATCTTGCAGGAAAATGA
- a CDS encoding cytidylate kinase-like family protein: MQTQFHDYLGWYMGTIPYTEEPEALPPLQCKGRAITISREYGCEAVEIGRSLVLLLNKKDPMPDDERWMLVDKDVLHRVSSELSVSSSKLNKAKTPIERGIIESIIKAFDKDHNVMDNNLVKALHSVIGTYLLRGNVIIVGRGAVAFTKDLPQVLNVRLVASEKYRVETIMHKKELSYEKAQKLVDDMNKRRNAFLEYIAPEIENPTFDLVIDREKFTSDAIINMIYQVVDTMPIGVIKGD, from the coding sequence ATGCAAACACAATTTCACGATTACCTAGGTTGGTATATGGGAACTATTCCCTATACTGAAGAGCCTGAAGCATTGCCACCACTTCAATGTAAAGGAAGAGCGATCACCATCTCTCGGGAATATGGATGTGAAGCCGTGGAAATAGGGCGCTCTTTGGTATTATTGCTCAACAAGAAAGACCCCATGCCTGATGATGAACGTTGGATGCTGGTAGACAAAGACGTCCTCCATAGGGTATCATCAGAGTTGTCAGTATCATCTTCCAAACTGAACAAAGCCAAGACTCCTATCGAAAGAGGTATTATTGAAAGCATCATCAAGGCTTTTGATAAGGACCATAATGTAATGGACAACAACCTTGTCAAAGCATTACATAGTGTTATTGGTACTTATCTGTTAAGAGGAAATGTCATTATTGTAGGACGTGGTGCTGTTGCATTTACCAAGGACCTCCCTCAAGTACTAAATGTAAGGCTTGTTGCTTCAGAAAAATACAGAGTGGAGACCATCATGCACAAGAAAGAGCTTTCCTATGAAAAAGCCCAGAAACTGGTTGATGATATGAATAAACGAAGAAATGCTTTTCTTGAATATATTGCACCAGAAATAGAAAATCCTACCTTTGACTTGGTAATAGACAGAGAGAAATTCACCTCTGATGCTATCATCAACATGATCTATCAGGTAGTTGACACCATGCCAATTGGTGTCATCAAAGGTGATTGA
- the msrA gene encoding peptide-methionine (S)-S-oxide reductase MsrA, whose product MRYYLTIIGLLLVMTSNVMAQTPKTKTMENKQYETATFGAGCFWCVEAVFQRLKGVQKVASGYANGDIDNPTYRQVCSGLTGFAEVAQITFDPEVISFEQLLEVFWHSHNPTTLNRQGNDKGTQYRSGIYYHNATQKEIAEASLKRTDASGLWEAPIVTEIEPLRNYYVAEDYHQNYYNDNSNQPYCSFIIAPKIKKLHEEYGHLLKEEME is encoded by the coding sequence ATGAGATACTACTTAACAATTATCGGGCTGCTACTGGTAATGACCAGTAACGTCATGGCCCAAACACCAAAAACGAAAACAATGGAAAACAAACAATACGAGACAGCGACATTTGGCGCTGGCTGCTTCTGGTGTGTGGAAGCTGTATTCCAACGCTTGAAAGGAGTGCAAAAAGTAGCATCAGGCTATGCCAATGGAGATATTGATAACCCAACTTACAGACAGGTATGTTCAGGGTTAACAGGGTTTGCTGAAGTTGCTCAAATTACCTTTGACCCTGAAGTGATCTCATTTGAGCAACTGCTGGAAGTTTTCTGGCACTCCCACAACCCTACAACGCTTAACAGACAGGGTAACGACAAAGGAACTCAGTACCGATCAGGTATTTATTATCACAATGCAACTCAAAAGGAAATTGCGGAAGCCTCTCTGAAACGTACTGATGCATCAGGACTTTGGGAAGCACCAATCGTAACCGAAATTGAGCCATTGCGCAATTATTACGTCGCAGAGGACTACCACCAGAATTATTACAACGACAATTCCAACCAGCCATATTGCTCTTTTATTATTGCTCCTAAGATCAAAAAGCTGCACGAGGAATATGGTCATTTACTTAAAGAGGAAATGGAATAA
- a CDS encoding YheT family hydrolase — MVTQTTYRPPFLFRKSHLSTIYPALFRKVRDVDYKRQRIFTPDDDFLDLDWSKVGSHRCVIVAHGLEGNAELAYVKGVVRMANARKWDAVGLNYRGCSGEPNWRFRSYHSGATDDIGIMINQIIAQGNYNEVFLVGFSLGGNLILKYAGELGANTPAAVNGIVAISVPCDLEASADYLSRPSGYLYRNRFLKFLKEKARTKIKFREAKFTLKDISKIRSFEDYDNLYTAPAHGFANARTYWRENSCKHFIPNIKVPTLILNAINDPLLAPDSHPVKETDQHSFVKLMLTKYGGHVGFYDAGNQLYWHEKQILQFLMKHIG, encoded by the coding sequence ATGGTAACACAAACTACTTATCGCCCTCCTTTTCTTTTTAGAAAATCACATCTGAGTACGATTTATCCTGCACTGTTCCGCAAAGTGAGAGATGTTGACTACAAACGGCAACGAATTTTCACGCCTGATGATGACTTCTTGGATCTTGACTGGTCAAAAGTTGGCAGCCATCGCTGTGTAATTGTAGCACACGGACTGGAAGGAAATGCAGAACTCGCCTATGTTAAAGGTGTTGTAAGAATGGCCAATGCACGCAAGTGGGATGCTGTCGGACTCAATTACAGAGGGTGCAGTGGAGAGCCCAATTGGCGTTTCCGTTCTTACCACAGTGGCGCAACAGATGACATAGGGATTATGATCAACCAGATCATTGCCCAAGGCAACTACAATGAGGTTTTCTTGGTAGGGTTCAGTCTTGGAGGCAACCTGATATTAAAGTATGCAGGTGAACTAGGAGCCAATACACCTGCTGCAGTCAATGGCATAGTCGCCATATCTGTACCTTGTGATTTGGAAGCCTCTGCTGATTACCTAAGCAGACCTTCTGGATACCTTTACAGAAATCGTTTCCTGAAATTCTTGAAGGAGAAAGCTCGCACGAAGATTAAGTTTCGGGAGGCTAAATTCACCTTGAAAGACATCAGTAAAATCAGGTCTTTTGAAGATTATGATAACCTGTACACTGCTCCTGCACATGGGTTTGCAAATGCCCGTACCTACTGGCGAGAAAACAGCTGCAAGCACTTTATTCCCAACATCAAGGTGCCTACACTAATACTGAATGCGATCAATGATCCACTACTTGCTCCTGACAGTCACCCTGTAAAGGAAACAGACCAGCACTCTTTTGTTAAGCTGATGCTTACAAAATACGGTGGACATGTGGGTTTCTATGACGCCGGAAACCAATTGTACTGGCATGAGAAACAGATTCTACAATTCTTGATGAAGCATATCGGTTAA
- a CDS encoding chalcone isomerase family protein, translating into MYKFFLLSVLLLGLTMEGFSQSKVGDVSVPESVDINGTSLVLNGAGIRSKFFMDMYVGALFLKEKNNNANSIISSDEPMSIRLYITSGMITSQRMTDAITEGFENATGGKTTPLMDKINQFTAVFNEKIVVGDKFEFNATKGSKVQVIKNGKQLTIIEGKDFKEALFGIWFCDTPADKNLKEKMLGKS; encoded by the coding sequence ATGTACAAGTTTTTTTTACTATCAGTACTTCTGCTGGGGCTTACCATGGAAGGGTTCTCCCAATCAAAAGTAGGAGATGTTTCTGTACCTGAAAGCGTAGACATTAATGGTACTTCGTTGGTATTGAATGGTGCAGGGATACGAAGTAAATTCTTTATGGATATGTATGTAGGGGCATTGTTTCTTAAAGAGAAAAATAACAATGCAAATTCGATCATCAGCAGTGACGAACCTATGAGTATCAGACTCTACATCACTTCAGGGATGATCACCAGCCAAAGAATGACAGATGCCATTACAGAAGGTTTTGAAAATGCTACAGGAGGTAAAACAACTCCCCTAATGGATAAAATCAATCAGTTTACAGCCGTTTTCAATGAGAAGATTGTTGTAGGTGATAAGTTTGAGTTTAATGCTACAAAAGGGAGTAAAGTACAGGTTATCAAGAACGGTAAACAGCTAACCATTATTGAAGGCAAAGATTTCAAAGAAGCTTTGTTTGGAATTTGGTTTTGTGATACACCTGCAGACAAAAACCTCAAGGAAAAGATGTTAGGCAAATCATAA
- a CDS encoding VOC family protein — translation MDFRIARHTTKLVPLIHFYHELLGLEILGSFEDHKGYDGVFLGIQGESWHIEFTVSKQEPKHASDPDDLLVFYSNTDDEYKQLIENLRQHKTPEAVPSNPYWVDNGTTFLDPDGFRIVISNRKHKS, via the coding sequence ATGGACTTCCGAATAGCCCGACATACAACCAAGCTAGTACCTCTAATTCATTTTTACCATGAATTGCTGGGCCTTGAAATACTCGGATCTTTTGAAGACCACAAGGGTTATGACGGTGTTTTTCTTGGCATACAAGGAGAAAGTTGGCATATAGAATTTACGGTATCAAAGCAAGAGCCCAAGCATGCGTCAGACCCTGATGACTTGCTGGTCTTTTATTCCAATACTGATGACGAGTACAAGCAACTTATCGAGAACCTTCGTCAGCACAAAACACCTGAAGCTGTCCCTAGCAACCCTTATTGGGTAGACAACGGCACGACCTTTCTTGATCCAGATGGATTTCGTATTGTCATCTCGAACAGGAAACATAAATCATAG
- a CDS encoding HAD family hydrolase codes for MKLLLRNGYILLILLLTLSCEKAEERKNQMNVDMVKTRGQTLLNIAPLESWKEGDVKTAIMDYVERITDPNSPDFIPKRDRIATFDNDGTLWSEKPLIQGMFVSYRIHDMVEENPKLRNVQPYKAVIEGDKKYLHALGEKGLIDLVLKTHSGMTEEAFEKDVHSFFQSAVHPVLKVPVNELVYKPQLELLEYLREHGFKTYICSGGTVEFIREVGEELYGIPDEQVIGSKFKYKLIDDGIAKSTIERMPELESFNDKQEKPVNIQYVIGQRPVFACGNVGAGGDVYMLRFSQGSPYLSFQLLVNHDDKDREFAYQEEDSLSLRMAKQNDWHVVSMKEDWNRVFANETPYEEPIRSQPIHREEEADRPKTGM; via the coding sequence ATGAAATTACTGCTTCGAAATGGTTATATACTCCTTATACTGTTGCTTACGCTTTCCTGTGAAAAAGCAGAAGAAAGGAAGAATCAAATGAATGTGGATATGGTGAAAACCAGAGGGCAAACCCTTCTGAATATAGCACCTTTGGAATCGTGGAAAGAAGGAGATGTCAAAACGGCGATCATGGATTATGTGGAAAGGATTACGGACCCTAATAGTCCAGACTTCATCCCTAAAAGAGACAGGATTGCGACTTTTGATAATGACGGAACCCTTTGGTCTGAAAAGCCTCTGATACAAGGCATGTTTGTGAGCTATCGCATCCATGACATGGTGGAGGAAAACCCAAAACTCCGCAATGTACAGCCATATAAAGCAGTAATAGAAGGGGATAAAAAATACCTGCATGCTTTGGGTGAAAAAGGACTGATTGACCTGGTTCTTAAGACACACTCAGGTATGACAGAAGAAGCATTTGAGAAGGATGTACATAGTTTCTTCCAGTCTGCCGTGCACCCAGTGCTGAAGGTGCCAGTCAATGAGCTGGTGTATAAGCCACAACTGGAATTGTTAGAGTACCTGCGTGAACACGGCTTTAAAACCTATATATGTTCCGGTGGAACAGTGGAGTTTATTCGGGAAGTAGGAGAGGAACTTTATGGGATTCCAGATGAGCAGGTGATCGGTTCCAAGTTTAAGTATAAACTGATAGATGATGGTATAGCAAAAAGTACTATTGAGCGAATGCCTGAGTTGGAAAGCTTCAATGACAAGCAGGAAAAACCAGTGAATATCCAATACGTGATTGGGCAGCGGCCTGTATTTGCCTGTGGAAATGTAGGAGCTGGTGGAGATGTGTATATGTTGCGTTTTAGTCAGGGAAGCCCTTACCTGTCATTTCAATTGCTCGTCAACCATGATGATAAAGATCGAGAGTTTGCTTATCAGGAAGAGGACAGCTTATCACTCAGGATGGCTAAACAGAACGATTGGCATGTAGTCAGTATGAAAGAGGACTGGAACCGAGTTTTTGCCAATGAAACCCCTTATGAGGAACCTATAAGGAGTCAGCCAATCCATAGGGAAGAAGAGGCGGACAGGCCAAAGACAGGAATGTGA
- a CDS encoding serine hydrolase domain-containing protein encodes MKIKRSLLVTAGAALGYYGWKKLIEPSLPIITGYAAKSLCSQLFVTKLPIEKILQEDLGFFPVNLVEMDVNMEKKMVTASIMGKHTRTAIYREGLGTMLHHTVLSERLPEMPSQPLGELSLNGDAQPIETQNYELRLALNNAFRKRSKLHPAKTRAVVVVHKGKVIAEQYADGITPATRLLGWSMTKSIISALAGILNKQGKLNLDDRVPLNAWKHTHKDAITWRNMLQMTSGLDWLENYTSPSRVNRMLFENENMARFALRQPLKYTPGSYWRYSSGDTNILSYLLAQYFDSLEDYWRFPYEELFNKLGLDSMFLETDAGGHFVGSSYAYATARDWAKFGQLYLNKGKWEGAEILTEDWVDFTREPAPGSGGNYGAHFWLNRGGAMPDLPEDAYFCDGYQGQRIFIIPSEDLVIVRLGVTYRKNGFDFNKWVRSIIDAVNVKKVDEVSVS; translated from the coding sequence ATGAAAATCAAACGATCCTTATTAGTGACAGCTGGCGCTGCGTTAGGCTATTATGGCTGGAAAAAGCTGATAGAGCCTAGCTTACCGATCATTACCGGATATGCCGCCAAAAGCCTCTGCTCTCAGCTATTTGTGACTAAGCTCCCAATTGAGAAAATATTACAGGAAGATTTGGGCTTTTTTCCAGTCAACTTGGTAGAGATGGATGTGAATATGGAAAAGAAAATGGTGACAGCATCTATTATGGGAAAGCATACCCGTACTGCTATTTATAGGGAAGGACTGGGAACAATGTTGCATCATACCGTCCTGAGTGAACGATTACCTGAAATGCCTAGCCAGCCTTTGGGTGAATTGAGTTTGAATGGAGATGCGCAGCCTATAGAAACCCAAAATTATGAGTTGAGGTTGGCACTGAACAATGCATTTCGTAAGCGAAGCAAGCTGCACCCAGCCAAGACACGTGCTGTTGTGGTAGTACACAAAGGGAAAGTGATCGCAGAGCAGTATGCCGATGGAATTACTCCAGCAACTCGCTTATTGGGGTGGAGTATGACCAAAAGCATCATTTCGGCTTTGGCAGGGATTCTGAACAAGCAAGGAAAGCTGAACTTGGATGACCGAGTGCCTCTCAATGCATGGAAACACACTCATAAAGATGCGATCACTTGGAGAAATATGCTACAAATGACAAGTGGGTTGGATTGGCTTGAGAACTACACAAGTCCATCCAGAGTGAACAGGATGCTGTTTGAGAATGAAAACATGGCAAGGTTTGCTTTAAGGCAGCCGCTGAAGTATACACCCGGTTCCTATTGGCGATATTCTTCAGGAGATACCAATATTCTATCTTATTTGTTGGCACAATACTTTGACAGCCTTGAAGACTATTGGAGGTTTCCTTATGAAGAACTGTTCAATAAGCTAGGGCTGGACAGTATGTTTCTGGAAACAGATGCAGGCGGACATTTTGTAGGCTCATCTTATGCATATGCTACAGCAAGGGATTGGGCTAAATTTGGTCAACTCTACTTGAACAAGGGAAAGTGGGAAGGTGCCGAAATCCTGACAGAGGATTGGGTGGACTTTACCCGTGAGCCAGCTCCGGGTTCTGGTGGAAACTACGGAGCTCACTTCTGGCTAAACAGAGGAGGAGCCATGCCAGACTTGCCTGAAGATGCTTATTTCTGTGATGGCTATCAGGGGCAACGTATCTTCATTATTCCATCTGAAGATCTGGTGATCGTCAGGTTGGGGGTAACTTATCGCAAGAATGGCTTTGACTTCAACAAGTGGGTTCGCAGTATTATAGATGCTGTGAATGTAAAGAAAGTAGATGAAGTATCAGTGAGTTGA